A part of Terriglobus roseus genomic DNA contains:
- a CDS encoding DUF305 domain-containing protein: MVQPGAPGQPSKQLPADTHGTLPAPSKDDIDFMQGMIMHHGQAVEMTELIPSHTTNPKIQLLGAKIRSSQTDEMNFMKRWLIARGQPTSMAMPGMPEMDMNGQPMKSMPGMLTPQQMDALKQAHGAEFDHLFLTGMIQHHNGALVMVKDLFASPGAGQDADLFNFATDADNTQRAEIRIMQDMLKETR; the protein is encoded by the coding sequence GTGGTGCAGCCAGGTGCTCCTGGGCAACCGTCGAAGCAGTTGCCTGCCGACACACATGGCACGCTGCCTGCGCCGTCGAAAGACGATATCGACTTCATGCAGGGCATGATCATGCATCACGGACAAGCAGTAGAGATGACAGAGCTGATTCCGTCGCACACTACGAATCCGAAGATCCAACTTCTGGGTGCGAAGATTCGTTCCTCGCAGACAGATGAAATGAATTTCATGAAGCGCTGGCTGATCGCGCGTGGACAACCAACGAGCATGGCAATGCCCGGTATGCCGGAGATGGACATGAATGGCCAACCCATGAAGTCCATGCCCGGTATGCTGACACCGCAACAGATGGATGCACTGAAACAAGCGCACGGAGCTGAGTTTGATCACCTGTTTCTGACCGGGATGATTCAGCACCACAACGGTGCGCTGGTGATGGTAAAAGACCTGTTTGCCTCTCCCGGAGCAGGGCAGGACGCCGATCTATTTAACTTCGCTACGGATGCGGACAACACGCAACGGGCGGAGATTCGCATTATGCAGGACATGTTGAAGGAGACCCGATGA
- a CDS encoding LVIVD repeat-containing protein, giving the protein MNARISRWACAALAVAMLGLAPLHSFAQDAKSSDAKSTSKAQPKDELDEFAAQPAPPLPAGMTGANVNDPRFKLKPGLYDAGEIAMGMKRLTSLKKPDAFQLGTRDPNSAKTTETLKQVIAGDPSKIPAPLKLVLADLGFANSDFAFQGKYLFQGNFYGVSIYDISNPARTSLVTTMVCPGGQGDVSVYGHLMLMSVEMPNGRVDCGTQGFPLNPPLPEGTKPTRENSMPAASKDRFRGVRVFDISDIKNPKQVAAVQTCRGSHTHTLLVDPNDKDNVYVYVSGTSFVRQGEELAGCSGGTPDKDENTALFRIDVIKVPVSHPQDAAIVSHPRVFMDARTGAFNGLNNGGSHEDKDPAKKADTNQCHDITVYPQIGLAAGACSGNGLLLDIKDPVNPKRVDAVNDPNYAYWHSASFSNDGTKVVFTDEWGGGLGARCRPNDPLKWGADAIFAIKDDKLNFENYYKLPAAQGDTENCVAHNGSLIPVPGRDIEVQAWYQGGISIMDFTDPMKPFEIAYFDRGPIDPKMLILGGDWSAYWYNGNIYGSEISRGLDVFELLPSKFLTQNEIEAAKTIHVNELNVQDQQRIEWPSKLIVAKAYLDQLERSQALPSAKIASLRKAINSAEKSKLAAKDVEKLKGEAAGVSGGTGADAKRIEALTAILNNPTV; this is encoded by the coding sequence ATGAACGCACGAATTTCACGCTGGGCATGCGCGGCACTTGCCGTTGCCATGCTTGGCCTTGCCCCCTTGCACTCCTTCGCGCAGGATGCAAAGTCTTCTGACGCGAAGTCCACTTCGAAAGCCCAGCCGAAGGACGAGCTGGACGAATTTGCAGCGCAGCCTGCACCGCCGCTTCCTGCGGGCATGACCGGTGCAAATGTGAATGACCCTCGCTTCAAGCTGAAGCCCGGCCTGTACGACGCAGGTGAAATTGCCATGGGCATGAAGCGGCTCACGTCGCTCAAGAAGCCCGATGCATTCCAGCTTGGTACTCGCGATCCAAACTCCGCGAAGACTACCGAAACGTTGAAGCAGGTCATCGCCGGCGATCCGTCCAAGATTCCCGCGCCACTGAAGCTCGTGCTGGCTGATCTTGGATTTGCGAACAGCGACTTCGCCTTTCAAGGTAAGTATCTGTTTCAGGGAAATTTCTATGGCGTAAGCATCTACGACATCAGCAATCCGGCGAGGACGTCGTTGGTGACGACGATGGTTTGCCCGGGTGGACAGGGCGACGTTTCCGTCTATGGCCATCTGATGTTGATGAGTGTCGAGATGCCGAACGGCCGCGTGGATTGCGGCACGCAGGGCTTCCCGCTGAACCCGCCGCTTCCGGAAGGCACCAAGCCCACGCGCGAAAACTCGATGCCTGCTGCATCGAAAGATCGCTTCCGCGGCGTGCGTGTGTTCGATATCTCTGACATCAAGAATCCGAAGCAGGTAGCTGCTGTACAGACCTGCCGCGGATCACACACGCACACGCTATTGGTTGATCCCAACGACAAGGACAACGTGTACGTCTATGTCTCTGGCACATCCTTCGTTCGTCAGGGCGAAGAACTTGCTGGCTGCAGCGGCGGCACTCCGGACAAGGATGAAAACACCGCGCTGTTCCGCATCGATGTAATCAAGGTGCCGGTTTCGCATCCACAAGATGCGGCGATTGTCAGCCACCCGCGCGTATTCATGGATGCTCGTACGGGCGCATTCAACGGCCTGAACAACGGCGGTAGCCACGAAGACAAGGACCCTGCGAAGAAGGCCGACACGAACCAGTGCCACGACATCACCGTCTATCCGCAGATCGGTTTGGCCGCAGGTGCATGCTCGGGCAATGGCTTGTTGCTGGATATTAAAGACCCCGTGAATCCAAAACGCGTGGATGCGGTAAACGATCCCAACTATGCGTACTGGCACTCGGCTTCGTTCTCGAATGATGGAACGAAGGTTGTCTTTACAGACGAATGGGGCGGTGGTCTGGGCGCGCGTTGCCGCCCGAACGATCCGCTGAAGTGGGGCGCGGATGCCATCTTCGCCATCAAGGACGACAAGCTTAATTTTGAAAACTATTACAAGCTTCCCGCTGCACAAGGCGACACAGAAAACTGCGTAGCACACAACGGTTCGCTCATCCCTGTTCCGGGACGCGATATCGAAGTGCAGGCGTGGTATCAGGGCGGCATTAGCATCATGGACTTTACCGATCCAATGAAGCCGTTTGAAATTGCATACTTCGATCGCGGTCCCATTGATCCGAAGATGCTGATCCTTGGCGGCGACTGGTCCGCGTATTGGTACAACGGCAACATCTACGGCAGCGAGATTTCGCGCGGTCTAGACGTGTTCGAACTTCTGCCGTCGAAGTTCCTGACGCAGAACGAAATCGAAGCGGCTAAGACCATCCATGTGAATGAGCTGAACGTGCAGGATCAACAGCGCATCGAGTGGCCCTCAAAGCTGATCGTTGCAAAGGCATATCTCGATCAGTTGGAGCGCTCGCAAGCACTGCCTTCTGCAAAGATTGCGTCGCTGCGCAAAGCCATCAACTCCGCCGAGAAGTCAAAGCTGGCCGCGAAGGATGTGGAGAAGCTGAAGGGTGAAGCTGCCGGTGTCTCCGGTGGCACAGGCGCAGATGCCAAGCGTATCGAAGCACTGACCGCCATCCTGAACAATCCCACGGTATAA
- a CDS encoding transcriptional regulator: MPEQEGRFAYEGLDRLIHERARLSVLTSLLTHPKGLTFVELKAMCSLTDGNLSRHLSILEQDGMVVIEKGHEKNRPQTLCRITPHGKKRYLEYLETLEQVVRDAAKVAEGTKVSSRGRMRPIEA; the protein is encoded by the coding sequence ATGCCTGAACAGGAAGGGCGATTTGCCTATGAAGGATTGGATCGCCTGATTCATGAACGCGCGCGACTGAGCGTATTGACATCGCTGCTGACCCATCCCAAAGGGCTTACCTTTGTTGAGCTCAAAGCGATGTGTTCTCTAACAGATGGCAATCTGAGCCGCCACCTAAGCATCCTGGAACAGGATGGCATGGTGGTCATTGAAAAGGGGCACGAGAAGAACCGTCCACAAACACTGTGCCGAATCACTCCGCATGGAAAGAAGCGCTATCTGGAATATCTGGAGACCCTGGAGCAAGTGGTTCGTGACGCAGCAAAAGTAGCTGAAGGTACTAAGGTAAGTTCTCGCGGACGCATGCGTCCCATCGAAGCTTAA
- the creD gene encoding cell envelope integrity protein CreD → MASTSPVSPLSAVTGRLFSNVSMGLKLFVLTVLTLILSLFAIWINGLVEERTDRKGDVVKEISSSVGGAQTLLGPTLLIPYSIPAGEKTPEQHEVYFLSATDANATVKIQTQERRRSLFRVPVFQADAEMHGVFDTSHVNANLPQNAQIAWKDAEIVVGMSDARGAQSDAVAEFDGAVHTLQPSHIWPRMALSSEKDGKSVALFGTGISNAMEHGAVTPVTVRMRLSGAQHIALLAYGRSTRVTQVGDWPSPGFDGSFAPVSREITPQGFRATWNIPFIARGVAAEGIAGNISGLDGTAMGVSLVEVADPYQSVTRALKYAPLFLGVIFLSYFVFEATTGRRVHVAQYVLVGVAQLIFYLLLLSFAEHIGFSGGFALGGGATVLLLALNAGWIFESRVQTLRALGVFGTLYSMIYLLLRLEDNALMVGAIGSFLTVAAAMYFTRNMDWFGKVKSLGDTEPRVLRVGEL, encoded by the coding sequence ATGGCATCTACATCCCCTGTTTCCCCGTTAAGCGCAGTGACAGGGCGTTTATTCAGCAACGTATCGATGGGACTGAAGCTCTTTGTGCTCACGGTGCTGACGCTCATCCTCAGCCTGTTTGCTATATGGATCAATGGCTTGGTGGAAGAGCGCACGGACCGCAAAGGCGATGTTGTGAAGGAAATCAGCAGCAGCGTAGGTGGCGCTCAAACACTGTTGGGGCCAACACTTCTCATACCGTATTCCATTCCTGCGGGAGAGAAGACGCCAGAGCAGCATGAGGTGTATTTCCTGTCTGCAACGGATGCCAACGCAACGGTGAAGATACAGACACAGGAGCGGCGGCGGTCATTGTTTCGTGTGCCGGTATTTCAAGCAGACGCCGAAATGCACGGCGTGTTTGACACAAGCCATGTAAACGCAAATCTGCCTCAAAACGCACAGATCGCATGGAAGGATGCAGAGATTGTCGTCGGCATGAGCGATGCTCGGGGCGCACAGTCAGATGCAGTGGCAGAGTTTGATGGAGCGGTACATACGCTTCAGCCATCGCATATCTGGCCACGCATGGCTCTCTCGTCTGAAAAGGATGGAAAATCCGTCGCGCTGTTCGGTACCGGTATCAGCAATGCAATGGAACACGGCGCGGTTACACCTGTGACCGTGAGGATGAGGCTGTCAGGTGCACAACATATCGCATTGCTGGCATACGGAAGATCGACACGCGTGACGCAAGTGGGCGACTGGCCTAGCCCTGGCTTTGATGGTTCCTTTGCGCCCGTATCGCGCGAAATAACACCACAAGGATTCCGCGCAACATGGAACATTCCCTTCATTGCGCGTGGTGTTGCAGCAGAAGGTATCGCGGGAAACATCAGCGGACTAGACGGCACTGCAATGGGAGTTTCACTTGTAGAAGTCGCCGATCCCTATCAATCCGTAACGCGAGCGCTGAAATATGCACCACTATTTCTCGGCGTCATCTTTCTTTCCTACTTTGTGTTTGAAGCAACAACAGGAAGACGCGTGCATGTGGCGCAGTACGTTCTGGTAGGTGTGGCACAGTTGATCTTCTATCTACTGTTGCTCTCTTTCGCAGAACACATCGGATTCAGCGGAGGATTTGCACTGGGTGGCGGAGCAACAGTGTTGCTGCTGGCTTTGAATGCAGGATGGATATTCGAGTCACGAGTACAGACACTGCGCGCACTCGGTGTCTTCGGCACGCTATATTCCATGATCTATCTATTGCTGAGGCTGGAGGATAATGCGCTGATGGTGGGTGCGATTGGCAGCTTCCTCACCGTGGCAGCAGCGATGTATTTCACGCGCAACATGGACTGGTTTGGCAAGGTGAAGTCATTGGGAGATACCGAACCCCGGGTATTGCGTGTGGGTGAGTTGTGA
- a CDS encoding RNA polymerase sigma factor, whose amino-acid sequence MTLAVTDSTQQTTHAGAADVVAALVPQYGTLLFRVAHAALRNRAEAEDVVQETFVRVLQHHHTLHEIRDMRVWLVRIAWNLALDRRRRIRPSQMDDAFAEALASATVPADKALAQSAHLRAVLEEMERLPKAERHVLLLNAVDEMGTAEIADVLQKSESAVRALLFRARTRLRERVERRWQTRRNA is encoded by the coding sequence TTGACCTTGGCAGTAACGGACAGCACACAGCAGACGACGCACGCCGGTGCGGCGGATGTGGTTGCTGCTCTGGTGCCGCAATACGGCACGTTGCTGTTTCGCGTGGCTCATGCCGCGCTGCGTAATCGCGCAGAAGCGGAAGATGTGGTGCAGGAAACGTTCGTGCGTGTGTTGCAGCATCATCACACGCTGCATGAAATCCGCGACATGCGCGTGTGGCTAGTGCGCATTGCATGGAACCTGGCGCTGGATCGCAGGCGGCGTATTCGACCGTCGCAGATGGACGATGCTTTTGCCGAGGCGCTTGCATCTGCCACGGTGCCAGCGGATAAGGCTCTTGCACAGTCAGCGCATCTGCGCGCGGTGTTGGAAGAGATGGAACGGCTGCCAAAGGCAGAGCGGCACGTGCTTCTGCTCAATGCTGTCGATGAAATGGGAACCGCCGAGATTGCGGATGTGTTGCAAAAGTCGGAGTCCGCTGTGCGCGCGCTGCTCTTTCGTGCTCGCACGCGCCTCCGCGAACGCGTAGAACGCCGATGGCAGACAAGGAGAAACGCATGA
- the rpsD gene encoding 30S ribosomal protein S4 — MSHKTKFKIQRALGIELPGLGKPGALEKRNYPPGQHGASRKGKPSEFALQLREKQKVMFHYGLREEQLRRFVREARRGSNSGNWIEQLLSLLERRLDNVVFRLGFARSIAAARQLVAHGHVLLNGRAVNIGSIVVRVGDFVRLTEYAAGNMTEPARTNPRLDLPSYLQFATPDTNTHGRVLSMPGSHHVPFELNTKQVAEYYAQRGV, encoded by the coding sequence ATGAGCCATAAAACCAAGTTTAAGATTCAACGCGCCTTAGGTATCGAGCTACCCGGTCTCGGCAAGCCTGGCGCTCTGGAAAAACGGAACTATCCCCCCGGACAACACGGGGCCAGCCGCAAGGGCAAACCGTCGGAATTTGCCCTTCAGCTTCGCGAGAAGCAGAAGGTGATGTTCCACTACGGCCTGCGCGAGGAGCAACTTCGCCGCTTTGTTCGCGAGGCGCGGCGGGGCAGCAACAGCGGCAACTGGATTGAGCAGTTGCTCAGCCTGCTGGAACGCCGACTGGACAATGTCGTCTTCCGTTTAGGCTTTGCCCGCAGCATTGCCGCTGCCCGCCAGCTTGTGGCACACGGCCATGTTCTGCTGAACGGCAGAGCCGTCAACATTGGCAGCATTGTGGTTCGGGTGGGCGATTTCGTTCGCCTGACTGAATACGCTGCCGGAAACATGACAGAGCCTGCGCGCACCAATCCGCGGTTGGATCTGCCCAGCTATCTCCAGTTCGCCACGCCTGATACCAATACGCACGGTCGCGTGCTCAGCATGCCGGGATCGCATCATGTTCCGTTTGAGCTGAACACCAAACAGGTGGCTGAGTATTACGCGCAGCGCGGCGTCTAA
- a CDS encoding alpha/beta hydrolase family protein codes for MSRWISLILSLVFLSGLLLHTPKITAQETGIVQVSSGVSYQFLGRWDVAKLNQVLKQDAPKFFGVNVTYTPAVNAVKLYRVTYSSVIPERGNKPIVASGLLAIPDTGASSYPMMSYQHGTVYGKQQVPSYPEQSPETQLALAQFGGQGYIVIGADYFGMGDSKEHEGYMVKGSHQQATYDMLMAARAVLAQMKIASPKLFIGGWSQGGFVTMAFLEKLESAGVTVTAAATASAPVDVYATLSGFLDFPRKNDADWVTTLFILSSFSYENYYGVPGLAHSLLKDEYYELSRSAYERTPFDATKVPTDVHKLIRDEYFDPQFFANSAYGRIVAQAQTYRWIIKSPVRNYYGETDEAITPGIGKMAMTYQRAIGAGNTKVEAISTGDTSHRGTYATAVPQWKVWFDSLAK; via the coding sequence ATGTCTCGCTGGATTTCTCTTATCCTGTCGCTCGTCTTTTTGAGCGGACTGTTGCTGCACACACCGAAGATCACTGCGCAGGAAACGGGCATAGTGCAGGTGTCTTCGGGAGTCAGCTACCAGTTTCTGGGGCGGTGGGACGTTGCGAAGTTGAATCAGGTGCTGAAGCAGGATGCGCCAAAGTTTTTCGGCGTGAACGTTACGTACACGCCCGCAGTGAATGCGGTGAAGTTGTATCGCGTGACCTACTCGTCTGTGATTCCCGAGCGCGGTAACAAGCCTATCGTCGCCAGCGGCTTGCTCGCTATTCCTGATACGGGGGCTTCGAGCTATCCGATGATGTCTTACCAACACGGCACTGTGTATGGAAAGCAGCAGGTGCCATCGTATCCGGAACAGTCGCCTGAGACGCAGCTTGCGTTGGCGCAGTTTGGTGGGCAGGGATACATCGTCATCGGCGCGGATTACTTCGGCATGGGTGACTCGAAGGAACACGAGGGATACATGGTGAAGGGAAGCCATCAACAGGCCACCTATGACATGTTGATGGCTGCGCGCGCTGTTCTTGCGCAGATGAAGATTGCATCACCAAAACTCTTCATCGGTGGCTGGTCGCAAGGCGGGTTTGTGACTATGGCATTCCTAGAAAAGCTGGAGAGCGCGGGTGTCACTGTGACTGCTGCGGCTACTGCTAGCGCACCTGTAGATGTCTACGCAACATTGAGCGGCTTCCTCGATTTTCCGCGCAAAAATGATGCCGATTGGGTCACGACGCTTTTCATCCTGTCGTCCTTTTCTTATGAGAACTACTACGGCGTTCCCGGCCTCGCTCACTCCTTGTTGAAGGATGAGTATTACGAACTGAGCCGCAGTGCTTATGAGCGCACACCCTTCGATGCGACTAAGGTTCCTACCGACGTCCACAAGCTCATCCGCGATGAATATTTTGATCCACAGTTCTTTGCCAACTCAGCTTACGGTCGCATCGTGGCTCAGGCGCAGACCTATCGCTGGATCATTAAGAGTCCCGTACGCAACTACTACGGCGAGACGGACGAGGCCATTACGCCTGGTATCGGCAAGATGGCGATGACCTATCAGCGCGCCATTGGTGCGGGCAATACGAAGGTGGAAGCAATCTCCACCGGCGATACGTCGCATCGCGGAACGTATGCCACGGCGGTGCCACAGTGGAAGGTGTGGTTCGACTCGCTGGCCAAGTAA
- the plsX gene encoding phosphate acyltransferase PlsX, producing MLTDIVLDAMGSEKGPEPEIRGAIAACRHYPVRIHLVGPEDRIAPALKQHLMGERLPIEVVHASEWISMDDKAAQAVRQKRDSSMRVGLKLVREGKARGFVTAGNTGAAMATAKMVLGTLQGVDRPALATILPTQTGSPCVMLDSGANVDSDPHNIVQFALMGQIYAQNVLGIPKPRIGLLSIGEEDSKGNALTRETLPLLRELNARNVVYQFLGNVEGRDLFNGRCDVVACDGFVGNVALKTTEGIAKLVSESLKQTLKATITSQVGALLSRKAFKNFKRRLDYSEYGGAPLLGVRGACIIGHGSSNETAILNAIRVASQFAQADVSRHIEAALAAANGTAAVEA from the coding sequence ATGCTGACAGACATAGTCCTTGACGCAATGGGCTCCGAAAAGGGGCCTGAGCCGGAAATCCGCGGTGCTATTGCCGCATGCCGCCATTACCCGGTACGTATTCACCTGGTTGGGCCGGAAGACCGGATCGCACCAGCGCTGAAGCAACATCTGATGGGCGAACGTTTGCCCATTGAGGTGGTGCATGCCTCGGAGTGGATCAGCATGGATGACAAGGCCGCACAGGCTGTCCGCCAAAAGCGGGACAGCAGCATGCGTGTTGGCCTGAAGCTGGTCCGTGAGGGCAAGGCTCGCGGCTTTGTGACTGCTGGTAATACCGGCGCTGCCATGGCTACGGCCAAGATGGTGTTGGGCACTCTGCAAGGCGTCGATCGCCCCGCACTGGCGACCATTCTGCCCACGCAGACGGGGTCGCCCTGCGTCATGCTCGATTCCGGCGCCAACGTCGATAGCGATCCCCACAACATCGTTCAGTTCGCCCTGATGGGGCAGATTTATGCGCAGAATGTGCTTGGCATCCCCAAGCCGCGCATTGGTTTGCTATCCATTGGCGAAGAAGACTCCAAGGGCAACGCGCTTACCCGCGAAACCCTTCCGCTGCTTCGTGAATTGAATGCCCGCAATGTGGTTTACCAGTTCCTGGGCAATGTGGAAGGTCGCGATCTGTTTAACGGTCGCTGCGATGTCGTTGCCTGCGATGGCTTCGTAGGCAATGTTGCGTTGAAGACCACGGAAGGCATCGCCAAGCTGGTTTCCGAAAGCCTGAAGCAGACACTGAAAGCGACGATCACTTCTCAGGTGGGCGCGCTGCTCTCGCGCAAGGCATTCAAGAACTTCAAACGCCGTCTCGATTATTCGGAGTACGGTGGAGCGCCGCTTCTGGGCGTGCGCGGCGCATGCATCATCGGGCATGGATCGTCGAACGAGACAGCCATCCTGAACGCTATCCGGGTAGCCAGTCAGTTCGCTCAAGCGGATGTTAGCCGCCACATTGAAGCAGCATTGGCTGCGGCGAATGGCACGGCTGCTGTCGAAGCCTGA
- the rpmF gene encoding 50S ribosomal protein L32 — protein MPNPKRRHSKQRTAKRRSHDFLTAPNSGNCPNCGERKLPHHACPKCGEYRGRAAVAATKEA, from the coding sequence ATGCCTAATCCAAAGCGTCGCCATTCCAAGCAGCGTACGGCCAAGCGCCGCTCGCATGACTTTTTGACCGCCCCTAACTCGGGCAACTGCCCCAACTGCGGCGAGCGCAAGCTGCCTCACCACGCATGCCCCAAGTGCGGCGAATATCGTGGTCGGGCTGCTGTAGCCGCGACCAAGGAAGCTTAA
- a CDS encoding YceD family protein, with the protein MTRITPADLVPDPMTLDLRLEPGSVDYAHDVRQIGPLAVKGTAERLEEYRGPREIVEDIRLRAHLAGDFELLCGRCLEPIQQHVEQTFDLVFRPAGADSDPGERSISEAETEIGYYETSGLLLEDAVREQVLLSLPERSLCREDCKGLCPHCGANLNETTCNCGEQIVDPRWGALQGFGEGKLSGE; encoded by the coding sequence GTGACTCGTATTACCCCAGCCGACCTCGTTCCCGACCCAATGACACTGGACCTGCGCCTAGAGCCTGGTTCCGTCGACTATGCGCACGACGTCCGCCAGATTGGCCCGCTTGCCGTGAAGGGTACAGCAGAGCGTCTCGAAGAATATCGCGGACCCCGCGAGATTGTGGAAGACATTCGTCTGCGTGCCCATCTTGCAGGCGACTTTGAATTACTGTGCGGTCGTTGTCTTGAGCCGATTCAGCAACACGTAGAGCAGACCTTCGACCTGGTTTTTCGACCAGCGGGTGCGGATTCTGATCCCGGCGAACGCAGTATCAGTGAAGCGGAGACAGAAATCGGGTATTATGAAACAAGCGGCCTTCTGCTGGAAGACGCGGTGCGCGAGCAGGTGCTGCTATCCCTGCCCGAACGCTCGCTCTGCCGGGAGGATTGCAAGGGACTTTGCCCGCACTGCGGAGCGAACCTGAACGAGACAACCTGCAACTGTGGAGAGCAAATTGTGGATCCACGTTGGGGTGCGCTTCAGGGCTTTGGTGAAGGTAAGTTGTCCGGCGAGTGA
- a CDS encoding response regulator, with protein MNAEQLNFPEPNVAVVAPTSSSPAGEEGASNGAPGGAAGKSRRRRRKRKNRPAGANGEAGTAPQAAASAEGGEAAAPAQNTNQQQPRQNNGQQQGQGQGQGKRWKKKKHGGRGDGQPRPEPGNSLQGSNSGMGNRGRNRKQQQRGPRSFVGPMDHSYREVNGNFADTPASTIEIHGNHRSRQNNHRNHHFNEDRLPPELMHNQRAVAIPEDAPTHIYFFIEDLFFTAKIQETARLQGVKVAFMKPEKDIVAHLAELPEHDHPSLIVFDLNNANAKPLTLIPKLKAKLKKGTSIIGFLSHLQGDLKAKAMEAGCHSVMPRAAFSQNLPNLLRRYGVEDEHEPNFNM; from the coding sequence ATGAACGCAGAGCAACTGAACTTCCCCGAGCCCAATGTTGCCGTTGTGGCTCCGACGTCTTCCTCACCAGCCGGCGAGGAGGGCGCATCGAATGGCGCTCCTGGTGGAGCTGCTGGAAAGAGCCGCCGCCGTCGCCGCAAGCGCAAGAACCGCCCCGCCGGTGCAAATGGCGAAGCAGGTACAGCGCCTCAGGCAGCCGCCAGTGCAGAGGGTGGCGAAGCCGCTGCTCCTGCGCAGAACACCAACCAGCAGCAGCCCCGCCAGAACAATGGCCAGCAGCAGGGTCAAGGCCAGGGTCAGGGCAAGCGCTGGAAAAAGAAGAAGCACGGTGGACGTGGAGATGGTCAGCCCCGCCCCGAGCCGGGCAACAGCCTGCAGGGCAGCAACTCTGGCATGGGCAATCGCGGCCGCAACCGCAAACAGCAGCAGCGCGGACCGCGCTCGTTCGTGGGTCCCATGGACCACAGCTACCGCGAGGTAAACGGCAACTTTGCCGATACCCCGGCCAGCACCATTGAGATCCATGGCAACCACCGGTCGCGGCAGAATAACCATCGCAACCACCACTTCAACGAAGACCGACTGCCGCCCGAACTGATGCACAATCAGCGCGCTGTGGCCATCCCGGAAGATGCGCCCACGCACATCTACTTCTTCATTGAAGACCTGTTCTTCACCGCGAAGATTCAGGAGACGGCACGTCTGCAGGGTGTGAAGGTCGCGTTCATGAAGCCGGAAAAGGACATCGTGGCACATCTGGCGGAACTGCCAGAGCACGATCATCCGTCGCTGATTGTGTTCGATCTGAACAACGCCAACGCGAAGCCGCTGACGCTGATTCCGAAACTGAAAGCCAAGTTGAAGAAGGGCACCTCGATCATTGGCTTCCTCTCGCACCTGCAGGGCGACCTGAAGGCCAAGGCAATGGAAGCGGGTTGCCACTCTGTGATGCCGCGTGCGGCTTTCTCGCAGAACCTGCCGAACCTGCTGCGCCGCTATGGTGTGGAAGACGAGCACGAGCCAAACTTCAACATGTAA
- a CDS encoding molybdenum cofactor synthesis domain-containing protein: protein MPETIFQPIRIAVLTISDTRTASDDRSGDALIQRLTDVGHLLATRSVVQDEIASIQARLRVWIADAEIDVILCVGGTGITGRDITPEALRPLFDKELPGFGELFRMLSYQKIGTAAMLSRALGGVSGGKLLFALPGSTNAVLQAWDEILVHQFDRRTRPGNLVALMPRLKEK, encoded by the coding sequence ATGCCTGAAACTATCTTTCAACCGATACGCATCGCTGTTCTAACCATCAGTGATACGCGCACCGCCTCCGACGATCGATCGGGCGATGCGCTGATACAACGGCTGACGGATGTAGGCCATCTGCTGGCAACACGCAGCGTGGTGCAGGACGAAATCGCCAGTATTCAAGCCCGTTTGCGCGTATGGATAGCAGACGCAGAGATCGACGTGATCCTCTGTGTTGGCGGCACCGGCATCACCGGACGCGACATAACTCCAGAAGCCCTACGTCCTCTTTTCGACAAGGAGTTACCCGGATTCGGTGAGTTATTCCGCATGCTCTCCTATCAAAAGATAGGAACGGCGGCGATGTTATCGCGTGCTCTGGGAGGAGTTAGTGGCGGTAAATTGTTGTTCGCTCTTCCCGGCTCAACCAACGCCGTACTTCAGGCATGGGATGAGATACTTGTCCACCAGTTTGATCGTCGCACACGCCCCGGAAATCTTGTGGCACTGATGCCTCGCCTGAAGGAGAAGTAA
- a CDS encoding cupin domain-containing protein: MPTRIVDTSNAEHYTWGIDCDGWHLVKGEELSVIEERMPPGRSEERHSHTKSRQFFFVLEGELTMEVEHHDFVIRAGKGVEVHPGQAHQAINRSQADVRMLVISQPPSHGDRTPA, translated from the coding sequence ATGCCTACGCGCATCGTCGATACCAGCAACGCAGAACATTACACATGGGGCATCGACTGCGATGGATGGCATCTGGTCAAAGGCGAAGAACTCAGCGTGATCGAAGAACGCATGCCTCCGGGACGCAGCGAGGAGCGGCACTCCCACACGAAGTCACGGCAGTTTTTCTTTGTTCTCGAAGGCGAGCTGACGATGGAAGTAGAGCACCATGACTTCGTCATCAGAGCCGGCAAAGGGGTGGAAGTCCATCCCGGCCAGGCGCATCAAGCCATCAACCGCAGCCAGGCCGATGTACGCATGCTCGTCATCAGCCAGCCGCCCAGCCATGGCGACCGCACGCCAGCGTAA